A stretch of Gasterosteus aculeatus chromosome 4, fGasAcu3.hap1.1, whole genome shotgun sequence DNA encodes these proteins:
- the ndufb2 gene encoding NADH dehydrogenase [ubiquinone] 1 beta subcomplex subunit 2, mitochondrial has protein sequence MSSFGRVLGVLRTGTQLLRRSTQKITNRKASGGPHIEPQYRQYPQLTKKQKLESELLSGAMWFWILWHCWHDPDAIMGHFPWPDASAWTDEELGIPADDEE, from the exons ATGTCTTCTTTTGGAAGGGTGCTGGGAGTCCTCCGGACAGGAACTCAGCTCCTTAGACGCAGTACGCAGAAGATAACGAACAGAAA GGCCAGCGGTGGACCGCACATCGAGCCCCAGTACAGGCAGTACCCACAGCTAACCAAGAAGCAGAAGCTCGAGTCGGAGCTCCTGAGCGGTGCCATGTGGTTCTGGATCCTTTGGCACTGCTGGCACGACCCCGATGCAATCATG GGTCACTTCCCTTGGCCGGATGCGTCTGCGTGGACAGATGAGGAGCTCGGAATCCCAGCAGATGACGAGGAATAA